CTCCTCAAACAGCGCGATTATAGCTTAGCCGAAGCGACGGATGACGCGAAATATACTAGATAACATCTGCTGCAATCTGTGGTTTTGTTCGTAATTTTGGCGAGTTTGAGCAAAAGCTGCCTTACTATTCACTTCTGATAAGGTGGGATAGATGTGAATTCCACTCAGAGCAGATAGCTTTAGATTATGCGACATTGCTAATATAATCTCATGGATAAGTTCGCCCGCCGCTGCACCAACTAAATGAGCGCCGAGTATTTGCCCGTTACGTTTGGTAATAATCTTAGCAAATCCGGCTGTCGTTCCGTCAGCTTGAGCGCGATCCACATCTGCATATTCTTGTTTGACAACTCGAATATCGTTACCATACTTTTCTCTAGCTTCTTGTTCCGTCAATCCCACCCTTGCTAATTCTGGCTCGGTAAATGTTGCCCAAGGAATGACGCGATCGCTTGCTTTAAATATTGGTAAAAACAAAGCATTTTTGAGAACGATATTTGCTTGATAACTAGCAACGTGGGTGAATTGATAACCGCCCAAAACATCGCCACAAGCGTAGATATGGGAGTTAGATGTTTGCAGTTTAGAATTGACTTGAATTCCCTTTTTACCTACTTTTACACCTGCTGCATCTAAGTTCAAAGATTCTACGTTTGGCGATCGTCCGGCTGCAACTAAAATTTGGTTGGCGACAATCTTTTCTTTTCCTGCCCAAATATATTTTTTACCATCTACAACTTCGATTTTTTCCGCTTTGGTATTGAGGAGAAAATTAATACCTTCAGATTTAAATTGTTGGTGGATAACTTCAACTGCTTCTGGATCTTCCTTAGGAAGGAGGCGATCGCGACTAGCAATAATGGTAACTTTCGATCCTAATCGAGAAAATGCTTGTCCTAACTCACAACCGATTGGTCCCCCACCAATAATTGCGAGTGTCTCTGGACGTTCGGTAATTTCAAACACTTCTTCGTTAGTAATAAATCCCGCTTGCTTCAGTCCTGGTATTGGTAGCGTGGCGGGACGAGAACCTGTAGCGATGACAAAACTTCTGGCTTTGAGGCGGCGGTTATTAACTTCAAAAGTTTTCTTGTCAATAAACTTACCATCACCAAAAATCACTTCTACACCCAAACCCTCAAACCTTTCTGGCGAATCGTGAGGTTCGATGGTAGTAATTGTATTTTGAACGTGCGCGATCGCTTTAGCAAAATCAATTTGCGGATCGTTACAGTAGATCCCAAATCTTCCCGCATGTTTCACCTCATAAGCCACGCGGGAAGCGCGGATCAAAGACTTACTAGGGACGCAACCATACCAAAGACAATCACCACCCAGCCGATGCTTTTCAACTAACGCTACCTTCGCCTTAAGTGCAGCGGCGACACCAGCCACCACCAAACCACCCGAACCGCCACCAATAACCACAAGATCGTATTCCACAGCCATGACAAGTACCTTTAGGAGAAAGCGCGATCGCTTCTTTCCCTATAATGACAGCCTGCTACTAGAGTCGCCAAACTTATTGAATCACATCAACAGCTACTTCTTGCCTTCTTCGCGTCTTTGCGTCTTTGCGTGACATCAATCGGAGAATATAACTAAGTACGAGGAAATAAAACAGCTCTCCCTTAATCTAGTATTAGAGAGATGCGATCGCACCCCCTATTTCCATTAAAAATAACAAACAGCTCATTAACTATCACTTTGCAGCATCGAACTTAACTCCAACGCCAACCACCGCTGAAATAGCCGTTCTAAAATTTCTTGAAATCTTTCCGAAGTTAACTGAGCTGAAAAAAATTCTTCTACTAATAGTAAACAATAACCTGTATCAGTTTGCAGAGGACCGAGCGCCTGTCCCACAGCACCACTAAAGACGATCGCTGCTATATCTGGTTGTAACTGAGACCGATAGATTCTCCCCTCATAACCGCATTGAAGTCGCCGTTGTTCGCTAATATCGTAGAAGTGTGCAGCTTCATAAAAGCTAATTTGACCCTCTTGCAATCGATATAAAATCTCTAATGCTTCAGCTGCACTAGACACGACAATTCGATAAAGTAAGACTCGTTCAAATTCACTTGGATGTTGGTTAAAGAATCGTTCTACTTCTATAGAAAAAAGACGTTGATTTAATTTTTCAGCCAACAGGCGATCGCGAATACTAGCTTCCCAAGTCTCTCGATCGAGCAGCCGATCTGTCAACCAAGTTAACAAATCGGCATCCATTTCTAAATCGCGATCGCGACGCTGGCGCTCTAACTCAGCTTGAATTTCCTCAGCTTCAACTGTTAAGCCTCTTTCCCGCGCCACACGTTCGATGATTCGGCGATATAAAATCTGCTGACAGACTTCCTTTAATTGCAAACTCTTTTGCAAGTAACTAACGATCTCAGCAAATTCTATAGGTAAACCAAAAAAATCAACGGACTGGGGTGCGGGATTCATAAATACAACCACTTGTCATCGTAATATTGAGTAAGTTAAGTGGTGACTATTAAGGCTTTTCAAGTAAGATAAAAGCTGCGTCTTAATACAAAACATCTCATTACAATTTTTCAGTTCGAGCTAACTAGTTGTTCCAAAACGATTGAAATAAATTAAATATATTTCGCATTCTAGAGCTACTAGAACGAGATCTACGTCTACCAGATCCACCAAAAAGCGGCATGGTAAACGCTAAAGTAATTTGCGATAATTTGTAACTCGTACGGCGAGAAATAGAACTGCCATCTGTAAACTTATCTTGAGCATCAGCGAAAGTGTCTATATCTGTTTTTTGAAAAAAGAAAGAGCCAAAGAAATCTTCCCAGCCAAATCCACCCACTACAGCTTCTTGTTCCCGATCGGATAACTCATCTAACAGCCGATCGCTCTTGTCTTCATTAGGCTCAGACATATTAATATCTACTCCACTTAAGGTAAGAAAAATCTTAAATTTTCGTCAGGTTTGTTACGCAAAACTGATAAAGAACCTTGAATTTGTAACTTTCCTCGATCGAGTAGCACCACCCAATCAGCGCGATCGATCGCACTCGGACGATGGGTGATAATAATTGTAGTTTTGCCCTTACGGTAGTTTAACAATCGCTCCAGAACTTGGAATTCACTCACCGGATCGAGACCAGAGGTCGCTTCATCTAAGATAAGAATAGGTGGATCGCTGACAATAGCGCGGGCGATCGCTAATCTTTGTCGTTGTCCTCCAGATAAATTTGCGCCAAATTCTCCTAAAACTGTTTGATATTTATTAGGTAGTTGACTGATAAAACTATCGGCATCCGCAATTTGACAAGCTTTAACAATTTGCTCGAACGGAAGGTGAGGATTTCCTAAACGGAAGTTTTCTAAAATTGAGCGACTCCAAAAATGAGGTTCTTGAGGAATCAATACGACTTGCTGACGCAGACAATCGATCGCGATATCTGACAGATTATACGTCCCAATCCGAATATTTCCTGATTGGGGTTCATATAAACCTGCAATTAATTTGGCTAAAGTACTTTTACCACATCCAGATTGACCGATCAAAGCAATAACTTGTCCGCCAGGAATCGTGACTGAAAAATCTTCTAGTAGATCGACTCTGCCAGCGTGATGAAAGTAGAGATTCGTACACTCAATATCTGCATCTGGTAAGATTTCAGCAAAGGGTTTATGAATGTCTCCAACCGCTTCTGGAGTTGCATCAATTACTTCTAAAAGACGATTGACTGCTGTTTGAGAACGAAAATATTCGTCTGTTAAACCAACTAGAGAGTTAATTAAACCAACAACATTAATCTGCATCGTGTTAAACGCTAGCATTTGCCCGATGCTGAGTTCCTTATTAATTACTAAAATGCTACCGAATCCCAGTAAAGCAATGCCACCAAGACTACTTAACGTTTGAGTGAAAACACCGTTAATAATGCCAATTTTAATTGTACTAAAAGTCAAATGTGCTAAACGACCAAAACGACTTTGAAATTCATCCCAAAATTGGGGTGTAGCCGCTGTAGTCTTCATCACCATCGCGCCTTTAAAAGTTTCTACCAAAACACCCTGATTTTCTGCCGATAAAACGAGAAGGCTGCGCGTTTTCTGCCGTAAAGCTGGCAAAAACGGTAGCGTTGATAAAATCATAATTGTGGCGATCGCCATCACCGCACAAGTCAGCTTCCAGCTATAAAACAGCATGAAGCCAAACGAAACTAGGGCAACAAAAAACTGACTGGGTAGATAGGCAACAATTTGCGAAACCAACTGATTGATTTCAGTAATATCTCGCAAGCGACTGACAATTTCTCCACTACGGCGAGTTTCAAAATAATCTAAAGGTAGATGCAAAAGTTTGCGTCCAAATTCCAAGACTAATCCTAACTGCAACTTTTGACTAAAATGAGCAATCATTGTAGTTTGTAATAGTTGCATCGTACTACTAAACAGAGTTGTAACTACCACAGCAGCTATAACAACACTTAGCAGTTGAACATCTCCCCGTACTAGAACATCATCTGTGAGAATTTGAATTAAAAATGGGCTAGCTAAGGCAAGTAAACCTAAGACAAGATTAATGCCCAAAGCCTCAATCAGTATGGCTCGATAAGGTAATATCCGTTGAAAAAAACGGATAAATCCGCCTAAAGAATCTTCTTCATCCCAATTATAAAAGCAGCTAGGATCGGGAGTTAGCAAAAGCATGATGCCATTCCATGCTTTCATTAATTCTCGCCTGCTTAAGTAGCGAATACCCGCAGCTGGATCGGCAATGACGTAATTCTTACCCTGTCGCCCGTACAATACTACCCAGTGGTTGCCTTGCCAATGCACGATCGCTGGTAGAGGAACATCATTAATATGGTCTACCACCTCTCGCGAAGCTTTAACTGGTCGAGTATTGAAACCCAAGGACTCCGAACCACGCCTTAAGCCCAACATCGTCGTTCCCAACTGTCCAGTACTGACAGCTTCCCGCGAACGATTAATACTTAAAACCCGTCCGTGATGTCTGCAAATTGTAGCCAGACAAGCTGCCCCGCAATCTTCCTCGCTTGCCTGTAAGACACATGGATATTTTTTGTTAAACAGGCTAACCATAATAGGTAATTGATAATAGGTAATGGGTAGTTGGTAATTGGGAAGCCGTAAGTCGTAGGGGCGGGTTTTTTGAAGATCCCTATGAAAAAATAAACAGTACTACAATTAAACCCGCCCGTACACAAGTCAGAAGTATTTCACGCACCACGCACCAATTTACAAATCCGTCAGTAGTCTTGCTTTTCTCAGAATGAATTGCAGTACGGTTTCGGAACGAGAAATAATATCGGCTGCACCTTCCATCCCAGGTTGCAACCGACAGACGCGATCGCCTGTACTGACAAATTCATTATCCGGCTGAATCGTCACTTCATAGATAGACGGGGCGATCGCTCCTAACCCCGCGCTAGCTGCGGGTATTGCATCTGGAGCAACAGCTTGAACTACACCTCTGAGAGTGCCGTAATCGGGATAAGGACAGGCAGAAACGCGCATTTGAACTTGTTGCCCGGGTTTGACTTTGCTAATATCTGGTTCTGCGACACGAGCTTTCACCACTAAGGAAGCGTCACGGGGAGCAATTTGGGCGATCGCATCCCCCATGCCTACCACCTGTCCTGAGTTACGCAGTTCTAGCTTGAGAATTGTGCCATCTGTAGGGGCAAGAATAAACGTCTTTCTCAGTTCCAAGCCAATTTGTTGTAGTTCTTTTGTATCCCGCTCTTGTTGATTTTGCAGGGCAATTTTGTTAACGATCAGGTTTTCGCGCTCTCTGTTTAATGCAGCTACAGTTGCAAGTCCTCTGGCTTTGGCTTGAGCAATCTGCTCGTTAGCTATAATCACCGTGGCATTACTAGGATTGAGGCTGGCTTCAGCTTGTTTGAGTTTGGCTTTAGCTGCTTTGAAAGCTTGTTCTTTTTCCTTAACTTGCAATTGGGCGATCGCACCTGTATTTGCTAGTTGTAGATATCTTTGCTTCTCTTCCTGTGCCAATCCTAGAGCAGCTTGAGCTGCTTGTACTTCTGCAATTGTGGCAATTTCCTTAGTTTGATATTCTCTACGTTGCAACATCAGTTCCGCGGCTGTCGCAGCTACAGAACGCTGCATTAAATTTGTCTCAGCAGCTATCTGACGATCTAAGGAATTAAGTTGAGCTGTAATTTGTACTAATTGTAAGTGGCTCTGCTGAATGTTGGTTTGCAATTGTTGTTTCTTAGTTTGAAGTTGTGAATTGTCGATCTCAGCAATTGGCTCACCTTTTTTTACAGCTTGATTTTCTTGCACGTTAATGCTTGTAATCGTTCCCTCTGTTGCTGCCTGAACAACCCGTAGTTCTCCGCTCGGACGGATATTTGCAGGTGCTTTGACTGTGACGTTGTAGCTGAGCGTGGCAGCTAGAGACACTCCTACACTAAAAATAGCGATCGCCATCCCGCCGCCGAGCGTTGTCAAAGAACCGATTGGGGGGATAAACTCATCAGTTTCAACTGCACCAAAATTGGGATCGATTTCGCTTACCATGGCTACAAACTCTTAGTTCGGCACTTAAATTCCATACCTAGAAAAACTAGGTTATTCAGGCAGTTAGAAAGAGGAAGTTTCTAGATAATCATCTTGGGAAACATCAATTGTTCCCCTACTCCAAATGGAGATTGCCATGCAATTGGCTCTATTATCACTGGTTTATCTCGTTTCCCTTTTTGAGAATCTGAGTCTGTACTACCTCCATCTGATGTTTCGGTTTTAATGTAATACTGCTTGTTGTTTTCGTACACCTTACCACCAGCCACAGTCTCTTGTTGCTCCTCAGATAAGTCTAGAAATAATTCTGAGGATTGGTTCTTGGAAAAGAACATGTTTGATACCTCGCTTATTGATTGCTATCCACTTAGTCAAGCTAAAACTATCAACAAGAAAACTGCCCGCCTCCTTGTAGGAAGTCTAATAAAAAGATTCCAGAGCCTTGTTCCTTTGCATTGTTCTTATTTGTGCAACGAGACGATCGGAGCGTGCAAAATGAAGAATTTAGGAGGCTCTGGAATCTATATTCAGGTAGTTTGTGCAGGTAAACGCTCTACCTTATCGCAGTTTTTTGTCAAATGTTGCACGTCACGTAAATTAGCTTAGTTTGGCAAAGAAATCCTTATAAGCTGCGGTATTAACATCCATAGTATCGTGCTTGAAGCTTTGCAGATTCGTGCTGCCTTTTGGAGTCGATTCCTGAGCCACTTCCAGGTTTGTTATGGTTTCATTAGCTTTGAAATGAGTCGCCAGCTTATCTTTCAAAACATCGCCTGAGCTGCCACCACCTGCAACCAACTGCTGCTGCTCCTCAGACAATTCCACAAATAATTCAGACTTGATATTATTAGCGATCATGGGAAAATCTCCTGTGTTTAAACTAGTGATAGCGCTTACTAATCGGGTTATCTCTAGCAAAGAGCTTTTGGATTTATTGCCGAAATAAATTAACCTAATTTGGCAAAGAAATCTTTATAAGCTGCGGTACTAATATCGAGAGTATCGTGCTTGAAGCTTTGTAGATTCGTGCTACCCTCAGGACCCGACTGTTGAGCTACATCCAGGTTGGTTAAACTGTTATTGGCTTTGTAGTAAGTAGCAAGTTTGTCGCGAAGCTCATCCCCTGTAGAACCACCACCTGTAACTACTTGTTGTTGCTCGTCGGATAAATCTAAAAACAATCCAGATTGCATATCTGTATCGAACATAGCTTTAGCTCCTTCTAAATTTAGATGTTAGATATTCAACCACTAACTGCATAAGAAATTGAATATCTATCTATTAACAAGATAGAAAAAGCAACTGTCGAATTCCACAGCGTATCTCCCCAATACACTAGGTATTTACCCTAAGTATATCTACTGGCGTTTTTCTCTTTAATACAGAATTACACATTTAATTTCTATAGTGTATTTACCTAAAAAACTAGGTATGTCCCCTGAGTGAGATTACGCTCAGCTAAAAAATTCAAACTAACATCTATCTTTCAGATGATATACGTTAAGAGAGACTATTTTTCTTGCTGATTTACCATCAAAAATAGTCTGCAACATAAAACCAAGCTATTGCAAAAGTCATTCTGTCTATTGAGTTAGCGATCGCTACTCAAAGGCAAAATATTAGCAACTTCTGCATCTAGCTTGGTTGAGAAAATAAATATTTTCAATCTTTAGACTTAGCGCTGTTAACCGTCAACTGTTAACCATCAACTATTAATTAGATGGCGTTCTCTGGCAAAGCACGCAAGTTCTACTCTATTGTTGGTTCCAGTTTTACACAGTAAATTACTAACATACTTTTCTACTGTTCGAGGACTGAGGTATAAGCTAGAACCTATTTGAGCATTTGATAAACCTTTGACTAAAAGTTGAAGTACTGCTTGTTCTCTTTTAGTTAAGGAAAAATTATCAAAAGTCTTAGTATCAGTTGTCCTTTCCTGTTGGTGCTGGTAAGGATTATAGCGCGGTGTATCGACTCGAACAGTTGGTTCTTCTTGGCTTGAAGGATAGTGTAGTGTATTATAGGTTTTGCCTTGTTGCTGTTCCATATTTTGTTGTTGAAGCCGTAAGCGCCATTCCCACTGCATTAATTGGGATATTAACTGCGATCGCTCTAGTAAATTACGCACCACAGCATATAATTCATTCAATTCAAAGGGTTTGGCTAAATATGCATCTCCCCCTACTTGATAGCCGCGAATTCTTCCTTCAGTATCTGTTCGTGCTGTCAAAAACATTACGGGTAGGAGTCGAAATGTTGGATGCTGACGTATCCACTCAATTAACTCGTAGCCATCCATCTCTGGCATACTAATATCAGTAATGACGAGATGCGGTTGACATTCCTCAATCTGCTTCTGCGCTTCTTTCCCATTCTCAGCTGCGATCGCTGAATATCCCCACTGCTTCAAAGAACAACTCACCAGCAGACGAATAGCCGGATCGTCATCGACGACAAGGATTAATAATGACATATTGTAAATTTTTCTCTAACTATTTTGAGTTAGCTGCCGCGAACTGACTGCCTAGTAGAAGATAGACAGTCCCCGATCTAGAGAAATTGGAATTCCTTGACACCCTGAGAATAGAAACTTGAGTTCTCTTTGTTCTCTCTTATTTTTTTATCGATACCAACTTGAATCTAAAAAAGTATGAGTGTTTTATTCTTTATTCTGTTACAGAGTATACTCTATTTTTTTCTTTTTTTTCAATTGTACTGTCTTTGAAAAGCAGAGACTCTACCATAAGTCAGAGTTCTCTAGTTTGAATTTATGTAACCAAACTTACTGTAAGTGAAATACAACTTTTTCGGTAAAAATTGCTACTAATAAAAACTGATGCTTACTTGTCACATTCTACTACTAAAATCGCCCTGCTTGTTTCAGTTTACTAATTTGCTAGTTGCTACCATTTTGCGATCGCCTAAAATTTCGGTTTCGATGCTGAGAGAACTGGAGTAGTTAGTATCAATCGACAAAGTCATTGAAGGGAATAGATACGATAATCAACTGTTTTCATCTTAATGGGTAAAAAAGCAATCCTTCCTTTCACCCATAGACACTAGACCAAATAAGGGTTTTAATGATCTTAGCCCCGCGTCTTATCTGTCTATGTCCTCATCCCTGCAACCACCATACATACAGGATTTCACTCACTTCGAGCAGCACGTAGCCAGAATTTTTCACAGACACGGGTGGACGGTTGTGACTCCCGAACAAAACCAAGCAGGTTACGATTTAGTTGTCAGTAAAAGCAATATTGTGGCAGCTGTTCAAGTCAAGTGGCTCAAAAATAACGTTGCCGCACCGCAAATTTTAAAGTTTGTTGACTTTCTTGAATCTCCAGCAGCTTGTCAGTTTAATTATGGTATTTTCATTACTACAAAAGATTATAGTGGACCAGCTCGCGCCCTAATTAAATCTTGGGGAAAAGATGCGAGAATTCGCTGTGGCATCGCTTCCGAACATAAAATTACTTGGGTAAATGGCGATGACGGTACACCTCCACCCCAACCACCAAAACAAGACAAGATTTATTTTGGGATTTTCACTTGTAAAGGTGGAGTTGGAAAAACCACAGTTGCAGCGCACTTAGCAGGAGCATTTGCCTTACAAGGATTCAATGTTGCTTTGGTAGATTTAGATCCAGAACAAAACTTACATAAATTAGTAGGAGATGGGGTTTACGTTCCTAATAGTAAAGGTACGGGTACAACTATTGAAGTCTACGATGCAAGAGCTTGGGATGAAAACGCCGCCCGTGATTGCAAAATAGTTATATGTGATTGTTCTCCTGCTTTAGAACGCAACCCAAGAGAACTAATTGAGAAATTTGATTATTGTATTATTCCTACAACTTTGAATCCTCTAGGTATTAATAAACATGGAATCGTGATTCAAGATACAGTGCAAAAAATTAGAAGTATTAATCAAGCTGCTCACCTATTTGTTTTAGTTAATAATTTTAGAGATCCAGGAATTAGACGATTCAAAATTTTAAAAGAGTCATTTTTATCGGTTTATAAACATATTAGCCAGAACGATAAGAAGTTTCATTGTATCGATCCAGAACAAGTTTGCATTCGTACTAGCGACCAACTATACTACTGGGGAATCCATATTCTAGAGAATCCCGATAATCCATCGAGTGAACTAGCATTTCAGTTGATCGGTGGCAAGTGTTATCCGCGAGATGATTTTATTAGCTTAGTCGATTACATAGAAAGAGAAGCAGGGATCGGAATTCTGCGAGAATAATAGGGGATATTGTCACTAGAACGCATAAACATGGAAGATTTTAATTTCATCACCCCTCTGGGACTATTTGCAGGAGTCCTGACAACGATCGCATACTTACCCCAGTTGGTCAAAACTTGGAAGACGAAATCAGCTCACGATCTTTCTTGGAGTATGCTCATCGTTTTATGTACGGGAATAATTCTGTGGTTGGTTTACGGCTTTTACGTACACGATATTCCTATCATCGCTGCCAATATCGTAACATTTATTTTTGCTGGAATGATTTTGATGCTGAAGATTCGCTATAAATCAGATCCTAGCGAAGAGAATTAACTTTGTCCAAATGTACCTCATAACCAATGTAGAGATGCACGAGATCGCGTCTCTACAAATTTTTCAACATAACTACCAACGCTGTTACACCTACAACAGTCATTAATCCTGTTGGCATGAATTTGCGTGTTTTTATCAGACGAGTAGTAAAAATAATCACTAATATTGCTGTAACTATAGCAGCTAACCCGAGACCCCAGACTTGACCAAAAGATCGCGCAACTCCTCCCAGAATCAGCAATAACCCGCTAGCAGTACCAGAAATCAGCGAAGCCTGACTCTGAGCTTGCTTATAGCCAATCGCGCCGCCAACTATGGCTAAAATCCCATACGCGATCGCCGCAACCACACCTGGATTCATTACCTGAAGATTTGTTCAATAATTTAACTATTATTTCATTTTTTCAAACATATAAACGTATATTTTTGTATCCCAGAGCAATTTACCATCTACCAAGAATTTGTAATAAATTCTCCCAGACTCCAGTAGCGATCCTCCTCAAATTTAGTTGGTAAATCTTTTCATCTAGCACAATTCTCAGCTAACAGGAAAAATTCGATTGCCAACTAATGCTAATTGCTGCACATTCTCATTATGAGTATTTTCATCTGTAGTAAAGTGCTTGTCAATCAATTCTGCAACCTGCTCGGTTTGTACGCGGGTATATCTAGTTTTATCGGGCATCACCACGACATTTGGTCCAGCTTTGCACTGTTTGAGGCAACCAGTAGGCTTAATTTCTACCTCATTTTCCAAACCGCGCTCATTCAAAGATGCTTGTAATGCTTTACAAACTCCGTTTGCACCCCGTTTGACGCAATCAGACTTCTGACACACTAAGATACTAGCTTTTGCTTTGGTTTGTCGTTTAACAGGTGTAGCAGGAGTCATAGCTGGCGGTTGGCGATCGATAACGATCACTCGTTCTGCCTTCAATTTGAGCGAATCTTTTTTATAGTCAAACTTTCTCTCACCAAAAATTTGTACTACATCCCCTAAATTCAGGTTTAACTCCATAGGTGAACGCAGATACTTGGGTAGTTTGACTCGATATTCACCTTCTAAAGTGCCAACTTGCAAATATTTACGCTTATAGCCATCTTCTAATTCAAACCTGAGAAATTTTCCCTCTAAGCTAAAAGCCGATACTTCTTTACCAAAGCGACTACTCATTGCTTTATCACCTTCGGATGAACGACAACCAATGCTCGATCTACGGTTTTACCAGCACTGTTTTAACCACCACACCAAATCTTGGCGAGATGCAGTGAATTGTCTCAAAACACTACTCAATTGAACTGCCGTTGTGGGATCGGCTATCTCAACTTTTAATGGCTGTCCGGCATCGCACCAACAAGGAATCTCTAACTCTTGTAAACGTTGATACACCTGCCATCTATCTGCCCATTTCACTTCCACAATTTCTCTAACTTCCGGTTCGCAACCTAACGGCTTCAACCCCATACCCTCCGATGCTCAAATTACATTTCGTCATCTTATTGCCGTGACTAGCCGTGCTAGTTGCCGACAGTTTAACTTTACCCAATAGCATACCCTAAATGCAAATAATTCTCATGATATTTGCAAAAAACTTTCTTTAATCAAGGGTTGTCTCAACAGTCAAAAGCACTGAAATACATAGCGCTCGCGCTGTTTAAAGCTTGACTAGAGAGCGATAATGAAAGTAGCAGTGAGTTATCGATAACAGCATCACAACCAGCAAAGAGAGGAGAACCATGTCTGAGGCAACAATTCTACGGAACTTCGGTCAGGTATATGACAACCCTATTCTGCTCGATCGCAGTGTCACCACTCCTGTTTGCGAAGGATTAAATATTGCTCTTGCTAGCTTTCAGGGTTTGTACCTGCAATACCAAAAACATCATTTTGTTGTTGAGGGTGCAGAATTCTATATGCTGCATCAGTATTTCAGCGAAAGCTATGAAGAAGTCCAGGGACACGTTCACGATGTTGGCGAACGTTTAGATGGACTGGGTGGCGTACCCGTAGCTAGTTTTAGCCAACTCGCCCAGATGTGCTGCTTCGAGCCAGAACCAGACGGTGTTTTTGCTTGCCGTCAAATGGTAGAACACGACTTAGCAGCAGAACAGGCAATTATTGGGTTAATCCGTCGTCAAGCCGCTCAAGCAGAAAGTTTAGGCGATCGCGCTACCCGTTACTTATACGAGAAAATCCTACTCGAAACCGAAGAAAGAGCATATCACTTAGGGCATTTCCTCGCCCACGACAGCCTAACGTTAGGTTTTATGGGGAACGGTTCTAGGTAGGAGTGAGGAGTGAGGAGTGAGGGAAAGAAGAGAGCTGAGGGAGCTGGGGGAGCAACTGCTATTCGCAATTTGCAATTAAGCAACTAAGCAACTTTTCGCTCCTCTCCCTCTTTTCTCTCTATAAGATTTTGTTT
This window of the Chroococcidiopsis thermalis PCC 7203 genome carries:
- a CDS encoding HlyD family secretion protein, translated to MVSEIDPNFGAVETDEFIPPIGSLTTLGGGMAIAIFSVGVSLAATLSYNVTVKAPANIRPSGELRVVQAATEGTITSINVQENQAVKKGEPIAEIDNSQLQTKKQQLQTNIQQSHLQLVQITAQLNSLDRQIAAETNLMQRSVAATAAELMLQRREYQTKEIATIAEVQAAQAALGLAQEEKQRYLQLANTGAIAQLQVKEKEQAFKAAKAKLKQAEASLNPSNATVIIANEQIAQAKARGLATVAALNRERENLIVNKIALQNQQERDTKELQQIGLELRKTFILAPTDGTILKLELRNSGQVVGMGDAIAQIAPRDASLVVKARVAEPDISKVKPGQQVQMRVSACPYPDYGTLRGVVQAVAPDAIPAASAGLGAIAPSIYEVTIQPDNEFVSTGDRVCRLQPGMEGAADIISRSETVLQFILRKARLLTDL
- a CDS encoding peptidase domain-containing ABC transporter → MVSLFNKKYPCVLQASEEDCGAACLATICRHHGRVLSINRSREAVSTGQLGTTMLGLRRGSESLGFNTRPVKASREVVDHINDVPLPAIVHWQGNHWVVLYGRQGKNYVIADPAAGIRYLSRRELMKAWNGIMLLLTPDPSCFYNWDEEDSLGGFIRFFQRILPYRAILIEALGINLVLGLLALASPFLIQILTDDVLVRGDVQLLSVVIAAVVVTTLFSSTMQLLQTTMIAHFSQKLQLGLVLEFGRKLLHLPLDYFETRRSGEIVSRLRDITEINQLVSQIVAYLPSQFFVALVSFGFMLFYSWKLTCAVMAIATIMILSTLPFLPALRQKTRSLLVLSAENQGVLVETFKGAMVMKTTAATPQFWDEFQSRFGRLAHLTFSTIKIGIINGVFTQTLSSLGGIALLGFGSILVINKELSIGQMLAFNTMQINVVGLINSLVGLTDEYFRSQTAVNRLLEVIDATPEAVGDIHKPFAEILPDADIECTNLYFHHAGRVDLLEDFSVTIPGGQVIALIGQSGCGKSTLAKLIAGLYEPQSGNIRIGTYNLSDIAIDCLRQQVVLIPQEPHFWSRSILENFRLGNPHLPFEQIVKACQIADADSFISQLPNKYQTVLGEFGANLSGGQRQRLAIARAIVSDPPILILDEATSGLDPVSEFQVLERLLNYRKGKTTIIITHRPSAIDRADWVVLLDRGKLQIQGSLSVLRNKPDENLRFFLP
- a CDS encoding dihydrolipoyl dehydrogenase family protein, which produces MAVEYDLVVIGGGSGGLVVAGVAAALKAKVALVEKHRLGGDCLWYGCVPSKSLIRASRVAYEVKHAGRFGIYCNDPQIDFAKAIAHVQNTITTIEPHDSPERFEGLGVEVIFGDGKFIDKKTFEVNNRRLKARSFVIATGSRPATLPIPGLKQAGFITNEEVFEITERPETLAIIGGGPIGCELGQAFSRLGSKVTIIASRDRLLPKEDPEAVEVIHQQFKSEGINFLLNTKAEKIEVVDGKKYIWAGKEKIVANQILVAAGRSPNVESLNLDAAGVKVGKKGIQVNSKLQTSNSHIYACGDVLGGYQFTHVASYQANIVLKNALFLPIFKASDRVIPWATFTEPELARVGLTEQEAREKYGNDIRVVKQEYADVDRAQADGTTAGFAKIITKRNGQILGAHLVGAAAGELIHEIILAMSHNLKLSALSGIHIYPTLSEVNSKAAFAQTRQNYEQNHRLQQMLSSIFRVIRRFG
- a CDS encoding CTB family bacteriocin, with product MIANNIKSELFVELSEEQQQLVAGGGSSGDVLKDKLATHFKANETITNLEVAQESTPKGSTNLQSFKHDTMDVNTAAYKDFFAKLS
- a CDS encoding CTB family bacteriocin produces the protein MFDTDMQSGLFLDLSDEQQQVVTGGGSTGDELRDKLATYYKANNSLTNLDVAQQSGPEGSTNLQSFKHDTLDISTAAYKDFFAKLG
- a CDS encoding CTB family bacteriocin — its product is MFFSKNQSSELFLDLSEEQQETVAGGKVYENNKQYYIKTETSDGGSTDSDSQKGKRDKPVIIEPIAWQSPFGVGEQLMFPKMII
- a CDS encoding peptidylprolyl isomerase; the protein is MNPAPQSVDFFGLPIEFAEIVSYLQKSLQLKEVCQQILYRRIIERVARERGLTVEAEEIQAELERQRRDRDLEMDADLLTWLTDRLLDRETWEASIRDRLLAEKLNQRLFSIEVERFFNQHPSEFERVLLYRIVVSSAAEALEILYRLQEGQISFYEAAHFYDISEQRRLQCGYEGRIYRSQLQPDIAAIVFSGAVGQALGPLQTDTGYCLLLVEEFFSAQLTSERFQEILERLFQRWLALELSSMLQSDS